In Alteromonas sp. V450, the following proteins share a genomic window:
- the glpE gene encoding thiosulfate sulfurtransferase GlpE, giving the protein MTTFSHISVNDVANFEGDVAIVDIRDPQSFANGHMPNAAPLNNDNFAAFLEQTPKSTPVVVVCYHGVSSQQAAQVIAQQGFESVYSMDGGFEAWRQANPVVTD; this is encoded by the coding sequence ATGACAACATTTTCACACATTAGCGTAAACGACGTAGCAAACTTTGAAGGCGATGTCGCAATAGTAGACATTCGCGATCCGCAGTCGTTTGCTAATGGCCATATGCCCAACGCAGCGCCGCTAAACAATGATAATTTTGCGGCGTTTTTAGAACAAACACCCAAGTCGACACCCGTTGTGGTAGTGTGCTATCACGGTGTAAGCAGTCAACAGGCGGCGCAAGTAATAGCCCAGCAAGGCTTTGAGAGTGTTTACAGTATGGACGGCGGATTTGAAGCATGGCGTCAGGCAAACCCGGTAGTAACTGATTAA